The Palaemon carinicauda isolate YSFRI2023 chromosome 20, ASM3689809v2, whole genome shotgun sequence DNA segment gattaccgcccaatttctataactgccatattatctaaagcGTTTTAATGTCTTCTCGTAAAACatctaaatatgtatgctgaaggtaatactAATTTCCCTATTTTGCCACTGGGCTTTCGAAAAGGCATTGAAGCATggaatgcccttcttacaatctccaatgctgtacaaaaatcccttcatTGTTGTCAGGAAATTTgcatgattggtcttgattttagtgttaCCCTTGACTGTGTTATTCATGAGGTcattgttttaaaactcaaacactTTGAAGTATGtgggtattttcttagcatcattattgaacctTTGAGTAATAGATTGTAATCAATTGCTATTGATGGACACTAGAGTAAGCATGGGAAtaggatatctggtgttcctcaaagtACTGTTCTTAgctctttacttttcatactatatacacacaatatgtggtttgtcctagaaaacaagttcgttgtaTATGCAGAGGATTCTACTCTCTTTTCTTCAATtgcatctcctgaatatagatttgGGGTTTCTGAattcattaatagagatctagctaaatttagttcatggtgcaaattattgggcgaAAACTtggaccctaacaaaactcaaagtatgattgtaagtaggtcgagaacattGGCTCGTCAACATCTAgatgtcagcattgataatgtttcttcaactctatacACTTATTGAAGTCTTAGGTGCGATTCTTAAAAGTATATCTGTGtttagaaacacattcggtctgttttttcTTCCATAGCACAAAAATGGCATATTGAGGTTTCGAATATTGCTCtctagtctggtcttcagctactagatctcatcttaatttgttggacaagaaattccagtctatcaaatttcttattaagatttttcataactctgaccaatttctgcattcaggtcttcccagagAGTACCTTCCTGCTTATAAGTATTCAATTACCTCAATAGTTacatcttctccatcataaggcttgatactacacagtattctagaagttttattccaactatgactaAGTCGTGGAATAACCTTCTTATTCAGGtagttcaatcggtggaacttcaaaagttcaaacttgcagcaatttttttttctttttttttatgttgagtaggttgacataagtctctttatagtttataaatgaaagatctatcttaatgttattactgttcttaaaagactttagattaaatattcattacttctcttgtagtttgtttatttctttatttcccttcctcactggggtatttttttcctatggagtcattgggcttatagcatactgcttttccaactacggttgtagctatctaataataataataataataataataataattataataataataataatgataataataatgatgtcggtcactacatgatagctgtgtcttttcaattgtagatattttcaTGGAATCTGGCAGGAATAAAAACACTATAGTATGTTTCCCATCAATATCAGAATAAATGTTTGCTGTGGGTTTTCTATGCAGATAtggacatgaaaattggtatggacaaagtgaATATCTATCCTAACAATCCAcgaaaattttatttacatatgaaaagtATTCAActagtaatttacggcgccgctgaAAATTGGCATCCGGCAGATATCGAAAAATAGCTACTGTTAATTTTCTTTGCTTCAATTGCCGAATtctttaataaagatctagctaaaattagttcatgatgcgaattatggggcataaagttggatcctaacaaaacttagagcatgattttaagtaggttgaggacagtggctcctcaacatccagatgtcAGCATTAATAGTTGTTTTTTATCCTTCTTACTCAGGCAGTTGGAtcggtggaaattcaaaagttcaaacttacagcaaatattttttcatgttgagtaggttgacataagtcactttatagtttatctatgaaagatctatcctaatgttgttactgttctttaaagacTTTagattaagtgttcattacttttcttgtagcttgtttatttctttatttcccttcctcactgggctgttttcccccatggagtcattgggcttatagcattgctagcgaatgataataataataataataataataataataataataataataataataataataatgattatggattagcgtaattttttatttgatttttatcagacttgtttatacatttatttgttttatgtaaaattagtgtaaaaattcgTATTCATAAGACAGTATttgtaaattttaagttttttctgttgaaatgctggtttaacctcctccccactcATTTTAATCtatgtgtctagtttaacgctttgttttcttttctgtgttttccgagtccttggatggaaagaCATCGGTGCTTAATAGTGAGGAACCTGTTCGCTAAAGTGAACAGTCAAAACCTAAGGCTTCCCGGGCCTACTGCAGTTGCTAGCTAAATTGTGCCTTTTGAGGATTGCGCTAGCACCATTGATGGTTTTTTGCTGGTGCAtttttggagctcgtggtgatacgTAGGGAGACAGTGGCCAGGTAGGAACTTTCACTACCCATTTTTTATTGATTTGGAgctatatttccctgcctttggaGAGGAGTCCTatggagctgtactccctacagtagtagtgtgcTTGTgtagccgctaccttatttggagctgtgggtgttgatTTCTCCAGCTTCAAAGAGTGTTAGACGCATTTAGGTATTTGgtgtttttgtttaattatttgaattatataaCTCTCTATAGTTGAGGGTGCATTGTTTCCCTTCggggaatgttgttgttgttacccaTTTTGATGGTTTAATTatcatttgactctctctcgttgagagtgtgttgtttcccgttggggagTTTTGTTATTAACGTTTAAGtgctaattgttaattattaattggctaaaatgttcatgtagttatttgttaatcattaattgttatttgtttagtgttaagttataaaattgttaggtagtcacaaggttggctttctTTTAAatatgttgttaataaatattgttaagttttctcaagtgttttcgtttccactgaccaattttataATGGATATTACTTCCAACACTGTCCTCCTTATTCgagcaataagaacttgcaccacgacccgacaaGGGTCATGatatatttggcgaccgtgacagaatAGGCAGCTCAGGGTATCCGATATTGTGGTCGGTGGAGCGACGCTTGAGTTGattcttcaatatttatttatttattttttattttggcattGCCTTTCTCtgctgagtattttttttttttttttttcacaaaatgaaGGGATTTATTTTTTATCCTACTGAGTTTTTCAGGTCAGCTGATACCCTGAAGTATTTGACTCTGCTAATTAAGAAACAGTTTGTTGAATATGCAAAGTAATTGGGTGTTCTGCGAAAGACGGCGGACACCAGAGCAGATATGTTggttttagttagggataaattaaaacaggagttagctaaagctAAACATGCAGGGAGTGAGATTGAGGTAATAgatgatagtgaggagagttttaGTGAGgtcaaagtaagtatgagggctggtctaactatgtttgaggaccctcctgtagtaggtaccatttacgagggtccagcaaattttccccaggttaCGGGTAATGCGTCCTTTAATCCGTTTTTACCCCCACCCCCCTGATTCTGTACCAGTAaaatctcaggcccctgttaatgcgttgggtgattccaaggaggagaaggaatataaCCTTATTTGGAAACGGATAGAGTTGAAAAAGAAAGGGAGTTcgaggagaacgagcgggtaaggcgtcatgagttggagaaggtgaaattaaatatagagatggctaagttgcagggggccaatttgataagttcccttaGAAGGGACTACTaagataggtttaatataggtgctgtaCTAAAGTTGGTGCCGGTctttgacgaaaaggatgtccctgagttctggaaaaaacgctactaattggatcagtctatggtacaagaacgagaggaaggcctaaaactagatcgAGTGACAaaatcaaggagatgtgcgggctaacgatggtggagttggaaaggaaagctcaagaccggaatgaatggagatgttttgtgcagagggccacggccgtttgacatcgaacaccccgtCTAACCGGAAGGAGGAAATGAATGTGtaagggtttgtggaagacttgaagggaagaatggttggtgcctggaagtttgccagggaaaatttggaacggtcccagtcagtaatgaagaacaacttagACAAAATGGTGAAGGTAcagtcatttgaacctggggagttggtttttgtgctgagtatggactcAGATAGTtttcttgaaccaagatataagggcccttggaaagttttgagaaagctgtcagaggttaactaagaaactgaagctcccggttcaagccgtaaatgtagaatattccaTGTTAGTCGTTTGAATCTTTATATTGGTAAGCTAGATGATCCtttagcgatagtgtccgagcctgtgtctgtggtattggatgtgtctcccgaggactctgacgagttatgATGTCAATTTTCTttggatgcattgggtgaaaatatgcaaaatttgaagatgttaaaaagtaggttagagcatttagatgttaacaaacgggaagatgtacttaatttaatttattcattttcagatctttttcaggatgctccagataggacaaatattttaagtcatgacgttgatgtagttgatgcttcccctgtgaagccgAGTCCTTACCGGATGAACCCTGTAAAGTGTgatttggtcagtaaagagatagagtatatggtgaaacataaccttattcaaccatcagtaagtccctggagttctcctattgtattagtaaagaaagcagactgTATGTTTCGTATGGGTGTGGACTACCACAAAGTGAACGCCCATACTAAAAATGaatcttttcctctccctcgtattgatgattgtctggatcggattggttctgccaatttatttctaagttggatcttttaaagggttattggcaggttcctttgtcTGACCGAGCTCGTGAAATGTCCCCCTTTGTCTCTCCGTTTGGCCGTtacgaatgtaaggttatgcctttttgGAATAAAAaggctgcatgtacttttcaaaggctcatgaatagggtaatttgtggtttgaaaggagtgaaaatttatattgatgacttggtagtatatagtaatgactgggatacccacatgctaagattgcgtaaggtttttgaagcccttaggtttgctgggttagttgttaatttggctaagtgcgaattgggtcaggccaaggtttgttatctgggtcctgaggttggtttaggtcaggtggctccgaaacaagctaatttcgaggccattataaatttgaaaaggcctggtaatatTAGAGAGATAAGAAGAGTGttgggcatgacgggttattaccgcagatttatGCGTAATGACTCTGATCTTGcgcagcctcttactagtttattagaaaaaggaaaaaagttctggtggtcggatcagtgtgaagaatcttttaataaacttaaatcagtgttAATTACTAACCCCCTTTCGACTTCCCCAGCCTTTTAATATAGCTGTAGATGCTAGTGACGTtagcattggaggtgtcctctttcagagaaaggaggacagtGTTCATCCTGTATCGTACTATAGCAAAAAGCTTCTGGCAGCTGGAAAACGTTACTCCataatagaaaaggaagctctttctttggtcggagctcttaactatttcaagacgtatgtgacaaatttttctttcccgattgacatatggacggatcacaatccactggttttcatcgagtgggtgaagggagcgaatcaaaggatTTTACTCTGGGCCGTTTTTCTGCAGGAGTTCAATTTGGTTGTACAACATGTTAAGGGGATTAACAACAAAATTCCTGTTAAACTTCCTAGAATTTAGTGTACGATCTTGATCCTTCTCATACACCGTCTTGCTCTTTTCTCCATTTAaggttgtataaaaaaaatttgttaggatgtagttctgtttaaaatatagctttgtagataaagttcaGGAGTTTTTCTTAGAGTGGTATGCACTCTAGTGTTTTCTAAAGGTTCCCCTGTATTAATTATTGGTTtgttccgatatactaagacttttgattgtgtattatatatatgactttttgggctatgatgccggtgtattgtaggttaaggtgtatgtctgtgggttTACTGGTAAGTTTATATAGGTCTAGTTATGTCTATTTCCATAAAGTTGGAGAGTTTTGACTAAAGTGCGGTAATAtcagatctttaaaataatggtaagcctTAAAAAGCtcttgatttgtatttttttttaggggtactttctgcTTGGTGTTAGGGTTATTAGGTATTAATATTGGTTCTTACTTTACATTTGCATTTCCATCTATttatagaaaataagtaaaaaaaatttttttttttttttttcttcggtaaAGGAAGTTATTATggattaatgtaattttttatatgatttttatcagccttgtttttacatttatttgttttatgtaaaattagtgtaaaaattcctACTCATAAGGCAGTATTTGTAAATTagaagttttttctgttgaaatgctggtttaaTTTATACGTGTCTAGtttaatgttttgttttcttttatgtttttttcgaGTCCTTGGATAAAAAGACACCAGTGTTTACTAGTGAGGAATTCGTTCACTAAAGTGAACAGTCGAAACCTAAGGCTTCCCCGACTTACTGCAGCTACTAGCTGAATTGAGCCTTTTGAGAATTACGCCACACACCGTTGACGGCTTTTTTTCAGGTGAatttctgccacctgcagtgtTTTGTTGCTCCTGCGTGCTCTATTCTGAAGTCTGCAGAGCCgacgcattaaatcccggctttgaggaggACTCTGGAAAGAAAACCCCGTCAACgcatcctcgtcatgaccagctgCGGGAGCCCTGGAGCTTGTGGTGATACGTAGGGAGGCAGTGGCCAGGTAGGAACTTTCATTATCCATTTTTTATTGAtttggggctatatttccctgcctttggagaggagtcctacggagctgtagtccctacagtagtagtgtgcctgCGGAGCCGCTACCtaatttggagctgtgggtgttgatTTCTCTAGCTTTAAAGAGTGTTGACCGCATTTATGCATTTAgtgtttttgtttaattatttaaattatttaactCTTTCTAGGTAAGAGTATGTTATATCCCGTCGGGGAATGTTATTGTAGTTACCCATTTGGGGGTTTTATTactatttgactctctctcgttaagagtgtgttggttcccgttggggaattttgttattaatgtttaagtgctaattgttaattattaattggttaaaatgttcatgtatagtctattttatttagccgtgcatatttgcactgactcacaggggtgcccttttagctcggaaaggttcctgatacctgattggtcggaagtatttttgtccgaacaccttcattgttctcaaataatcaccaagtaatgtgaatcgaaacttatttactaacctatatttctccatcagatatatgttttgtcaataaacaatgtgaattaataaatatattataaagtatcgtcatggtaagtctaaatttaataacataatgcgccgaagtcaacgacagtagCTTACTTTCGGATGcacgatttgtaattttgtaatttttcacatattttaacacaaattgggataaattacactcagcataagttaaacatgttattataaactttctttgaataccagaatttaccaaaaacatggaattaataaaacccgatatatgtgaaaacttgcggggaggtaaaaaaacagcctgcagcggcttggcgggaaaacaatccccgcTGACATTCatagatgcagtttttttttttttttttttcgtaataggGTTCggtctattcctttcagtttaaatagtattgcaatttctctcttcgtaatattttgctcagtattttcccacattcctgttcctcacctaatatctatctattttccccgatatcccttctttcctatgagggatatccgcactacaattccttatttcttatcatctgtggaaaatgttggctgaagggaagcgcgtgctagtctcatcaaaatagtgtagaggcgggaataaaaaaaaaaaatactttgcttaatttcatttgatataatgtgagctactaaacaggtttacaaaataggctataggcctacttgctacacagcatataaTTTATGTAGTTACTATTATTtacatactgacgtaaggtacaaaacatatttTACAATTTGCATATGAAGTCAAAATCATAAACAGTAATATAGATaccattattaagaaaaaatactaCCTAATTATGTCCACCTTATCTAAATCAAAATGAATTTGTTTACAATGTTGAAAGTCAAAATACacacaataatactaatatatacaaaacataaaacAACATTAAATTGTTCTAATATTTATGTAATGGtggttaaataaaaataacaatagtgaATTAAAGAATGTTATTTATATAATCCCACATAATCAAATGGAACTAGTTTTATTTATACTCACATTTCATCTTCACTCATGCTTTCATCAGACTCTAAATTAATGATGAATTGATCAAGCAAATAGTCAAGAGCCGCATCCCTGGCTCGATAGTCAGTTTCAATTTTCCTCACATGCCTCATAGCATTTTGCCAGTGCTGTGGGGTTACATGATTAATTGCTTCTTGCgtaattttttcaacatttttcaaaGACAGGCTACAATGAGAATTCccttttttaatttctgtttttacttGGGCCCAAATTAGTTCTATTGGATTGAACATGCAGTGATAGGGTGGCAATCTTAGTACTCTGTGGCCGTGATTAGCCGCTAATTGTTGGaactttgtttaatattttatagtGATATGGAGCATTATCCATAATAATTAGGGACTGATTATTTATGTAAGGAAGAAGCTGATTTTCAAACcaaaatttaaatgttttacaaTCCATGGAGTCATGATAATCCCCCTTTGCTCCATTTTTTTACTATTTCTCTTTCCTTATAAAGCTTGCATATCTTGAGCAGTTCTAGTTTTGTAATAGCAGGATCATGATCAATCTTATTTGACTCTAACCACTGAAGTATTTGGCACTTTTTGTTGCTAATTGTTGGAACTTTGTTTAATATTTTAGAGTGATATGGAGTATTATCCATAATAATTAGGGACTGATTATTTATGTTAGGAAGAAGCTGATTTTCAAACCCAAATTTAAATGTTTTACAATCCATGGAGTCATGATAATCCCCCTTTGCTCCATTTTTTGACGAACATAAGAAAGGCTCCATCTATAAAACCATGACCACCCCCAGCATGTATCATTATAAACCTTGCTCCTTTCCCAGATTTTAGCTTAGGTCCTACTGTTCCGTCTTCATTTGTCCAACACCGTTCTATGCTAAGATTTTGGTTTACCCAAGTCTCGTCTAGATATACTTCTGGTCTAGGGTTTAgactttctctgtttttttttttttttatttctcta contains these protein-coding regions:
- the LOC137659923 gene encoding uncharacterized protein, with translation MLVLVRDKLKQELAKAKHAGSEIEVIDDSEESFSEVKDAPDRTNILSHDVDVVDASPVKPSPYRMNPVKCDLVSKEIEYMVKHNLIQPSGYWQVPLSDRAREMSPFVSPFGRYECKVMPFWNKKAACTFQRLMNRPFNIAVDASDVSIGGVLFQRKEDSVHPVSYYSKKLLAAGKRYSIIEKEALSLVGALNYFKT